Proteins encoded by one window of Aspergillus chevalieri M1 DNA, chromosome 6, nearly complete sequence:
- a CDS encoding uncharacterized protein (COG:C;~EggNog:ENOG410PJBY;~InterPro:IPR005829,IPR005828,IPR003663,IPR036259, IPR020846;~PFAM:PF00083;~TransMembrane:12 (i74-92o127-146i153-170o176-200i212-231o243-266i335-358o370-391i403-423o435-453i474-495o501-521i);~go_component: GO:0016020 - membrane [Evidence IEA];~go_component: GO:0016021 - integral component of membrane [Evidence IEA];~go_function: GO:0022857 - transmembrane transporter activity [Evidence IEA];~go_process: GO:0055085 - transmembrane transport [Evidence IEA]), with amino-acid sequence MANIEADHVEEISDETRTTSQVKGGSIGKSENCEDATPVSEYTHIAHPEPSPFESWIPGGYSQSRMLRFKNPSTMYRVLNLFAGTAICFYGYDQGVMSMVNLNPDYQKLMGIFPLEGSSRNTAAEGGIVAVYYGGTMIGALMAGYLADRCGRIKAIIFGCLWIILGAALQASAYNITWMCFGRVLAGIGVGSIDCVIPVWSAEVSSHSARGAFLALEFVMNIGGLAMAYWIEYFASLNPNESMAWRTPLALQLVFILIIGAGINFFPESPRWLMKMGRYEEARDILQATRSGDIEMEAKQIMQAVQYELKVSSANQYLTMIFPRDEYTRALRWRVFLAVWLQIMQELVGIGVITVYAVDLFSTAGFDENLSKLLAGFNNISYMFSVFFAVITLDRYGRRQTMVWGAVVMGLTLLVAGILDMYAQEAGPNQRKFGAGVAAMTFCYTATFGATWLTTPWLYPTEIFPLTVRAKGGAWSVVGWSIGNGVVTMITPFLFQAIGYGTLLLLCGLNVFVIPFLLVLYPETAGRSLEQMDVFFDNADSWNVFAASKAIREKGIDDWEWTKKVSARGTTEG; translated from the exons ATGGCAAACATTGAAGCAGACCACGTCGAAGAGATCTCAGACGAGACTCGGACAACTTCGCAGGTCAAGGGTGGGAGCATAGGCAAATCTGAGAATTGCGAAGATGCAACCCCGGTCAGCGAATATACGCATATAGCTCACCCTGAACCGTCGCCATTCGAGAGTTGGATCCCTGGCGGATACAGTCAGTCCAGAATGCTAAGGTTCAAAAACCCCTCGACGATGTATAGGGTACTCAACCTCTTTGCTG GCACTGCGATTTGCTTCTACGGGTATGACCAGGGTGTGATGTCGATGGTCAATCTCAATCCTGATTACCAGAAGCTCATGGGCATTTTCCCTCTCGAAG GGAGTTCTAGGAACACTGCTGCAGAAGGTGGTATCGTTGCCGTATACTACGGAGGAACAATGATTGGAGCCCTCATGGCAGGATATTTGGCCGATCGATGCGGACGTATTAAAGCTATTATCTTCGGCTGTTTATGGATCATTCTGGGCGCTGCACTGCAGGCATCGGCTTATAATATCACCTGGATGTGCTTTGGACGGGTTCTTG CTGGTATTGGAGTAGGGTCTATCGACTGTGTTATCCCGGTCTGGTCAGCCGAGGTCAGCAGCCACTCAGCTCGAGGAGCGTTTTTGGCTCTTGAGTTTGTCATG AATATCGGAGGTCTGGCGATGGCCTACTGGATTGAATATTTCGCCTCCCTGAACCCCAACGAGTCCATGGCTTGGCGCACTCCACTAGCCTTGCAATTGGTATTTATTCTCATTATTGGGGCTGGTATAAATTTCTTTCCCGAGTCACCTCGCtggttgatgaagatggggCGGTACGAGGAGGCGCGAGATATTCTGCAAGCCACACGGTCCGGGGATATTGAAATGGAGGCCAAACAGATCATGCAGGCTGTGCAATACGAACTAAAAGTATCATCAGCTAACCAATACCTGACCATGATTTTCCCCAGGGATGAGTATACCCGAGCGCTGCGATGGCGAGTCTTTCTTGCTGTCTGGTTACAGATCATGCAGGAGCTTGTTGGCATTGGGGTTATCACTGTTTATGCCGTCGATCTGTTCTCCACGGCGGGATTCGATGAAAATCTGTCGAAGCTTCTGGCTGGCTTTAATAATATTAGCTATATGTTTTCAGTTTTTTTCGCGGTCATCACCCTAGATCGCTACGGACGCCGGC AAACCATGGTTTGGGGCGCTGTTGTCATGGGTCTTACCCTGCTAGTGGCTGGCATCCTTGATATGTATGCCCAAGAAGCCGGACCAAACCAAAGGAAATTCGGGGCCGGTGTCGCAGCGATGACCTTCTGCTACACAGCCACGTTTGGCGCCACCTGGCTAACCACGCCATGGCTTTATCCAACAGAG ATTTTCCCACTCACCGTACGTGCGAAGGGAGGCGCGTGGTCTGTAGTCGGATGGTCAATCGGAAACGGCGTGGTGACCATGATTACGCCTTTCCTCTTCCAGGCCATTGGGTATGGGACACTTCTACTACTATGCGGGCTGAATGTCTTCGTCATTCCGTTTCTGCTCGTACTTTACCCGGAAACAGCCGGTCGAAGCCTCGAGCAGATGGATGTTTTCTTCGATAACGCCGATAGCTGGAATGTGTTTGCCGCCAGTAAAGCAATTCGGGAGAAGGGCATTGATGACTGGGAGTGGACGAAGAAGGTTTCTGCGAGAGGTACCACTGAGGGTTGA
- a CDS encoding NAD(P)-dependent alcohol dehydrogenase (COG:Q;~EggNog:ENOG410PFUH;~InterPro:IPR013154,IPR013149,IPR002328,IPR036291, IPR011032,IPR020843;~PFAM:PF00107,PF08240,PF16912;~go_function: GO:0008270 - zinc ion binding [Evidence IEA];~go_function: GO:0016491 - oxidoreductase activity [Evidence IEA];~go_process: GO:0055114 - oxidation-reduction process [Evidence IEA]), which produces MQNLSFVLEKAQSLRFEDRPIPQLRDDHDVQVRVKFTGICGSDVHYWNCGEIGHFKVQQPMVLGHESSGIVEQVGAKVTTLKVGDRVTMEPGEPCRRCDVCKAGTYNLCPAMAFAATPPHNGTLAKYYCLPEDLCYKLPDRLSLEQGALVEPLSVAVHLVRQANVSPGASVVVFGAGPVGLLCCAVSKAFGAAKVIAVDIQANRLEFARKFAATSSFLPDNVSVQDNAARLGVENELGNGADVVIDASGAEASIKTGIHILRPGGTYVQGGMGRDEVSFPITAVCTKQLNVKGGFRYATGDYKLAIELLATQKVKALDLVTDIVKFEDAQRAFQQVKDGNSIKTLIAGVED; this is translated from the exons ATGCAG AATCTGTCTTTTGTCCTTGAAAAGGCTCAAAGTCTGAGATTTGAGGATCGTCCCATTCCACAGCTCCGAGATGACCACGATGTTCAAGTGAGGGTGAAGTTCACaggaatctgtggcagcgaT GTACACTATTGGAACTGCGGAGAGATTGGGCACTTCAAAGTCCAGCAACCGATGGTACTGGGCCACGAATCCTCCGGAATCGTGGAACAGGTAGGAGCCAAGGTCACAACGCTAAAAGTGGGTGATCGCGTTACCATGGAGCCTGGAGAGCCATGCCGCCGCTGCGATGTGTGCAAGGCTGGAACATACAACCTCTGCCCTGCAATGGCGTTTGCCGCGACTCCTCCCCACAACGGCACCCTAGCGAAATACTACTGTCTGCCAGAGGACCTCTGCTACAAGCTGCCAGACAGGCTTAGTCTGGAGCAGGGTGCGCTTGTGGAGCCGCTCAGCGTCGCGGTGCATCTTGTACGACAAGCGAATGTGTCACCTGGTGCGTCAGTGGTGGTTTTCGGTGCCGGGCCGGTCGGATTGTTGTGCTGTGCCGTTTCCAAGGCATTCGGGGCTGCGAAGGTGATTGCAGTAGACATCCAAGCCAACAGGTTGGAATTCGCCAGGAAGTTTGCCGCGACATCGAGCTTCCTACCGGACAATGTCTCGGTCCAAGACAATGCCGCGCGCTTGGGTGTGGAAAATGAACTTGGCAACGGGGCTGATGTGGTGATTGATGCGTCAGGGGCAGAGGCTTCCATCAAGACTGGTATACACATTCTTCGACCCGGCGGTACATACGTTCAAGGAGGCATGGGCCGCGATGAAGTCAGCTTCCCCATCACGGCCGTTTGCACCAAGCAATTGAACGTGAAAGGAGGTTTCCGGTATGCTACCGGTGATTACAAGCTCGCAATTGAGCTCCTTGCTACGCAGAAAGTCAAAGCCCTCGATTTGGTCACTGATATTGTGAAGTTCGAAGACGCCCAGCGAGCTTTTCAGCAAGTGAAGGATGGAAATAGCATCAAAACTTTGATCGCCGGGGTTGAAGACTAA
- a CDS encoding FGGY-family carbohydrate kinase (COG:G;~EggNog:ENOG410Q1M9;~InterPro:IPR018485,IPR018484,IPR006003,IPR000577, IPR043129;~PFAM:PF00370,PF02782;~go_function: GO:0016773 - phosphotransferase activity, alcohol group as acceptor [Evidence IEA];~go_process: GO:0005975 - carbohydrate metabolic process [Evidence IEA]) has product MQIKTGYYIGIDVGTGSARACIIDHNGDIVGLASENIGLWQPEQGYYEQSTSDIWRCICSVVRRALDEHDISPSLVHGIGFDATCSLCVFSTETDEPVSVTGPSFNTDRNVILWLDHRAVKETNIINTTGHRVLRYVGGKMSLEMEIPKILWLKNNMPEETFAKCQFYDLVDALTHLATGGNARSFSSMVCKQGYLPKGVEGSVKGWQEDFLREIGLADLAGQGFDRIGGVNGENGRHLNAGEFSGTLCEKAASELGLRPGVAIGSGVIDAYAGWIGTIGAKVDMKAEWGSNTSSDPTLDGKTEAFTRLAVVAGTSSCHIAMSPDPIFVPGVWGPYRDTIFPGCWMAEGGQSATGQLLKHVLETHPAFGQALASAESRKMNIFEFLNSRLTELAAERALRCVADLARYFFFYGDLFGNRSPLADSNMTGSLVGLSSDTSIESLAVHYYGTLEFIALQTKQIVETMNNSGHKISSIFMSGSQCQNDILVNLIASACNMPVVVPRYIHAAVCHGAAMLGVKAASVNSEGMTVDLWEVIDAKSKPGEVSYPTEDEHERALLAAKYRVFLDQCQRQREYRAIVDTAINF; this is encoded by the exons ATGCAAATCAAGACGGGCTATTATATTGGCATTGACGTGGGGACAGGGAGCGCGCGTGCCTGCATTATTGACCACAATGGCGATATTGTCGGCCTGGCCTCGGAGAACATTGGCCTTTGGCAACCAGAGCAGGGCTATTAT GAACAATCGACCTCCGATATCTGGCGATGCATTTGCTCGGTTGTGCGTCGAGCCCTCGATGAACACGATATCTCGCCATCCCTCGTCCACGGAATTGGATTCGACGCAACGTGCTCGTTATGCGTTTTCTCGACAGAGACTGATGAACCCGTTTCAGTCACCGGCCCAAGCTTCAATACCGACCGTAACGTCATTCTTTGGCTGGATCACCGTGCAGTCAAGGAGACAAATATCATCAATACCACAGGCCACAGAGTTTTGCGATATGTGGGCGGAAAGATGTCCCTCGAGATGGAGATTCCGAAGATTCTTTGGTTGAAAAACAACATGCCCGAGGAGACCTTTGCAAAATGCCAGTTTTATGACCTTGTCGATGCCCTGACTCACCTCGCTACAGGTGGGAATGCCAGGAGCTTCTCTAGCATGGTTTGCAAGCAGGGGTATCTACCAAAGGGCGTTGAGGGAAGTGTCAAAGGCTGGCAGGAGGACTTTTTGCGCGAGATAGGCCTGGCCGACCTGGCTGGCCAAGGTTTTGATCGGATTGGGGGTGTAAACGGTGAG AACGGTCGGCACTTGAATGCAGGCGAGTTCTCGGGCACTCTATGCGAGAAGGCTGCGAGCGAGCTCGGTTTGCGGCCTGGGGTCGCAATTGGGAGCGGCGTGATCGATGCATACGCCGGGTGGATAGGCACCATTGGCGCCAAAGTGGATATGAAAGCGGAGTGGGGAAGCAATACAAGCTCGGACCCGACACTTGATGGTAAGACCGAGGCATTCACGCGCTTGGCTGTGGTTGCCGGAACATCATCCTGCCATATCGCAATGTCTCCCGATCCAATCTTTGTCCCTGGTGTCTGGGGCCCCTACCGGGACACGATCTTCCCCGGCTGCTGGATGGCCGAAGGAGGTCAGTCTGCCACTGGTCAGCTGCTCAAGCATGTACTTGAAACCCACCCGGCGTTCGGACAGGCACTTGCGAGTGCCGAGAGCCGCAAGATGAACATCTTTGAGTTTCTCAACTCCCGACTCACCGAACTGGCTGCTGAGCGGGCGTTGCGTTGTGTAGCAGACCTGGCACGGTATTTCTTCTTCTACGGAGACCTATTCGGGAATCGGTCTCCGTTGGCAGATTCCAATATGACGGGCTCCCTTGTCGGTCTGTCTAGCGATACATCGATCGAAAGCCTCGCTGTCCATTATTATGGCACACTGGAATTTATCGCACTGCAAACCAAACAGATTGTGGAGACAATGAATAATTCCGGCCACAAGATCAGTTCGATTTTCATGTCCGGATCGCAGTGCCAGAACGATATCTTGGTCAATCTGATTGCTTCGGCATGCAATATGCCCGTTGTGGTTCCGCGCTACATCCATGCGGCAGTTTGCCATGGCGCTGCGATGCTAGGTGTCAAAGCAGCCAGCGTGAATTCTGAGGGCATGACAGTAGATCTGTGGGAGGTGATCGACGCAAAGAGCAAACCAGGGGAGGTATCCTATCCCACTGAAGATGAGCATGAAAGGGCGCTGCTCGCGGCGAAATATCGGGTCTTTCTAGATCAGTGCCAGAGGCAACGAGAGTACCGGGCAATTGTCGACACAGCTATCAACTTCTAG